A genome region from Brassica oleracea var. oleracea cultivar TO1000 chromosome C2, BOL, whole genome shotgun sequence includes the following:
- the LOC106324619 gene encoding junctophilin-1-like codes for MSQSKLTRTQSSLLRSSPTIRSSIHSLSSITERDFNEAFRNDLEAGEKEEKQRRSKKQSKSINRTGLIRIKPGLTFTLASLSLASFLLFSVFFSQTGTSENLLLGLIFLAVALFFASRNMAVINQTVLAIKQTSKKLTLRTKPKPVQWYIGDSKPEQTKPEEFVREGVQLFSNGDIYEGEFNRGRSQGSGVYYYYVNGRYEGDWVNGRYDGYGIESWSKGSKYKGQYKQGTRHGYGVYWFYTGDSYSGEWFNGQSHGFGVQTCADGSSYVGEFKFGVKHGLGSYHFRNGDKYAGEYYGDKIHGFGVYHFANGHYYEGAWHEGRKQGYGTYGFRTGDAKCGEWDDGHLVNRLPLETGPVHKAVQSAQEMARRGVDQRRVDEQVRRAVAAANNAATAARVAAVKAVQNQMDGKLCEQ; via the exons ATGAGCCAATCGAAACTAACGAGGACTCAATCGTCGCTTCTCAGATCATCTCCGACGATTCGATCGTCGATTCACAGTCTCTCTTCGATCACTGAACGTGACTTCAACGAAGCCTTTCGCAACGATCTCGAAGCAGGCGAGAAAGAGGAGAAACAGAGGAGGAGCAAAAAACAGAGTAAATCAATTAACCGAACCGGTTTAATTCGAATCAAACCGGGTCTAACCTTCACACTCGCTTCCCTCAGCCTCGCATCTTTCTTACTCTTCTCCGTCTTCTTCTCTCAAACCGGTACATCGGAGAATCTCCTCCTCGGTTTAATCTTCCTCGCCGTCGCTCTCTTCTTCGCGTCGCGAAACATGGCAGTTATCAACCAAACCGTGCTCGCAATCAAACAAACCAGTAAAAAATTAACTCTCCGAACCAAACCGAAACCGGTTCAGTGGTACATCGGCGATTCGAAACCGGAACAAACCAAACCGGAAGAGTTCGTCAGAGAAGGAGTTCAGCTCTTCAGTAACGGAGATATCTACGAAGGAGAGTTCAACAGAGGAAGAAGCCAGGGAAGTGGAGTTTACTACTATTACGTTAACGGACGTTACGAAGGAGATTGGGTCAACGGAAGATACGACGGCTACGGAATCGAGTCTTGGTCCAAAGGAAGCAAGTACAAAGGACAGTACAAGCAAGGAACTAGACACGGCTACGGAGTTTACTGGTTTTACACCGGAGATTCTTACTCCGGCGAATGGTTCAACGGTCAAAGCCACGGCTTTGGTGTTCAGACATGTGCTGATGGAAGCTCTTATGTCGGAGAGTTTAAGTTTGGTGTTAAACATGGACTTGGATCTTACCATTTCAG GAATGGTGATAAGTATGCAGGGGAGTATTATGGAGACAAGATTCATGGGTTTGGTGTTTACCATTTCGCTAATGGTCATTATTATGAAGGAGCTTGGCATGAAGGTCGTAAACAAGGCTATGGTACGTATGGATTTAGAACCGGAGATGCAAAATGTGGTGAATGGGATGATGGTCATCTCGTTAACCGGCTTCCTCTAGAGACCGGACCGGTTCATAAAGCCGTTCAG AGTGCACAAGAGATGGCGAGAAGAGGCGTGGATCAGAGACGGGTGGACGAGCAGGTGAGGCGAGCTGTAGCTGCGGCTAACAATGCTGCTACGGCTGCGAGAGTTGCAGCTGTGAAAGCAGTTCAAAATCAGATGGATGGTAAACTTTGTGAACAATGA